The following are from one region of the Sorghum bicolor cultivar BTx623 chromosome 2, Sorghum_bicolor_NCBIv3, whole genome shotgun sequence genome:
- the LOC8086390 gene encoding proline-rich receptor-like protein kinase PERK4 has protein sequence MHPQPQATSSDDDPMPIRTTTMSSSNDDPTPSSHAARRLSTSHGGSNNKKSLFPGLGAASSPIALAAAGAALLLVVLVVVCCCCCCCCRRRRRKQRDAAQHQRPPPPHGGMRFYADSSGFKGNTTTGYYCPPGARPSPQWQNGQVAPAPPAAAVTPGTTTGHHGGILLPPPAPPPPLPMPADTAAFSYEELAQATGGFSEANLLGQGGFGYVHRGVLSDGKEVAVKQLKAGSGQGEREFQAEVDTISRVHHRHLVALVGYCMDGARRLLVYEFVPNHTLEHHLHGKAGAGAGAGRLPVMEWTTRLRIAVGAAKGLAYLHEECDPRIIHRDIKSANILLDDDFEAMVADFGLAKLTSVNHTHVSTRVMGTFGYLAPEYASSGKLTEKSDVFSYGVMLLELLTGRRPGDRSSYGQDGLVDWARQALPRALADGNYDEIVDPRLRGDYDPTEAARLVASAAAAVRHAARRRPKMSQIVLALQGAMPLEELNDGVRPGHGAAFGSGSGSSGSAGSGSDYGGSDGSSYTAQMERIRRAAMPSPEYSADYPGSVPEYGHPSPASSDEREDRRHRGGRR, from the exons GCAGGCAACAAGCTCCGACGACGATCCAATGCCAATCCGCACCACCACCATGTCCTCCTCCAATGACGACCCCACGCCGTCGTCGCACGCCGCGAGACGTCTGTCCACATCGCACGGCGGCAGCAATAATAAGAAGTCCCTTTTTCCTGGACTTGGCGCGGCATCGTCGCCGATCGCCCTCGCGGCGGCCGGCGCGGCGCTGCTTctcgtcgtcctcgtcgtcgtctgctgttgctgctgctgctgctgcaggaggaggaggaggaagcagaGGGACGCGGCGCAGCACcagcgcccgccgccgccgcacggcGGGATGAGGTTCTACGCCGACTCCTCCGGCTTCAAAG GGAACACCACCACGGGGTACTACTGCCCTCCCGGCGCTCGGCCGTCGCCGCAGTGGCAGAACGGGCAGGTTGCTCCAGCGCCACCGGCGGCAGCGGTGACGCCGGGCACGACGACGGGGCATCACGGCGGTATACTCCTGCcgccgcccgcgccgccgccgcctctacCGATGCCCGCGGACACGGCGGCGTTCAGCTACGAGGAGCTGGCTCAGGCGACGGGCGGGTTCTCGGAGGCGAACCTGCTGGGGCAGGGCGGGTTCGGGTACGTGCACCGCGGCGTGCTCTCCGACGGGAAGGAGGTGGCGGTGAAGCAGCTCAAGGCCGGGAGCGGGCAAGGGGAGCGCGAGTTCCAGGCGGAGGTGGACACCATCAGCCGCGTGCACCACCGCCACCTCGTCGCGCTCGTCGGCTACTGCATGGACGGCGCGCGCCGCCTGCTCGTCTACGAGTTCGTGCCCAACCACACGCTCGAGCACCACCTCCACGGGaaagccggagccggagccggagccggccgcCTGCCGGTGATGGAGTGGACGACGCGGCTCCGCATCGCCGTCGGCGCCGCCAAGGGCCTCGCGTACCTGCACGAGGAGTGCGACCCTCGGATCATCCACCGCGACATCAAGTCCGCCAACATCCTGCTCGACGACGACTTCGAGGCcatggtcgccgacttcgggcTCGCCAAGCTCACCAGCGTCAACCACACGCACGTGTCGACACGCGTCATGGGCACCTTCGGCTACCTGGCGCCGGAGTACGCGTCCAGCGGCAAGCTCACCGAGAAGTCCGACGTCTTCTCCTACGGCGTCATGCTGCTCGAGCTGCTCACCGGCCGTCGCCCCGGCGATCGCTCCTCCTATGGCCAAGACGGCCTCGTCGACTGG GCGAGGCAGGCGCTGCCGCGGGCGCTGGCAGACGGCAACTACGACGAGATCGTGGACCCGAGGCTGCGGGGCGACTACGACCCGACGGAGGCGGCGCGCCTGGtcgccagcgccgccgccgccgtgcgccACGCGGCGCGGCGCCGCCCCAAGATGAGCCAGATCGTGCTGGCGCTGCAGGGGGCCATGCCGCTGGAGGAGCTCAACGACGGGGTGCGCCCGGGCCACGGCGCCGCGTTCGGCTCCGGCTCGGGGTCGTCGGGGTCCGCTGGCTCGGGCTCCGACTACGGCGGCTCCGACGGCTCGTCGTACACGGCGCAGATGGAGCGGATCAGGCGGGCCGCGATGCCTAGCCCGGAGTACAGCGCCGACTACCCTGGCTCTGTCCCGGAGTACGGACACCCGTCGCCGGCGAGCTCCGACGAGCGGGAAGACCGGCGGCATCGGGGAGGTCGCCGGTGA